A window of the Bacteroidota bacterium genome harbors these coding sequences:
- the rodA gene encoding rod shape-determining protein RodA, translated as MASYLLERIDIRTVAATGGLVVIGLISIYSATYDAKMSELYMRQLVSAGIGVVALVVAALTPLRTLQRISFPSYFLSLLLLVTVLLIGKQVSGSTSWFQIGPFSLQPSEFAKVTTVLALAVHLSRSDVNLSRSKDALIPGLILIAPVVLILRQPDTGTAMIFFGMFLPILFWGGSSLFTLLALVSPGVVAVAALIGPTPFLISILGLGALLWMTKKNTISASVVFSFLVLVGISVQSIHGGLKPYQQKRIETFLDPGADPLGAGYNVLQSKIAIGSGGLFGRGFLEGTQTQLNFIPAQWTDFIFCVPGEEFGFLGAAIIIILFALLLFSGVRIATVVKNPYGSFVAIGVTGIFATHIFMNIGMAIGLAPVVGIPLPFLSYGGSALIADMIMIGLLLNVYAHRKEY; from the coding sequence ATGGCCTCGTACCTTCTTGAACGCATAGATATTCGAACGGTGGCTGCAACCGGCGGACTGGTGGTCATCGGGCTTATCTCAATCTACAGCGCGACATACGATGCAAAGATGTCCGAGTTGTACATGCGTCAGTTGGTTTCCGCCGGCATCGGCGTCGTGGCGTTGGTGGTTGCCGCGTTGACTCCCTTACGTACACTGCAAAGAATTTCATTTCCCTCCTACTTTCTCTCGCTTCTCCTGCTTGTTACAGTGCTGCTGATAGGGAAGCAGGTTTCCGGCTCGACAAGCTGGTTTCAAATAGGGCCGTTCAGCCTTCAACCGTCGGAATTTGCAAAGGTCACAACGGTGCTGGCGCTTGCAGTACATCTTTCGCGCAGCGACGTGAATCTCTCGCGTTCAAAAGATGCGCTTATTCCCGGCCTTATTCTCATCGCCCCCGTGGTTCTTATCCTCCGCCAGCCCGATACGGGAACGGCAATGATCTTCTTCGGCATGTTTCTTCCGATTCTGTTTTGGGGAGGATCGTCGTTGTTTACCCTGCTTGCGCTTGTCTCCCCCGGAGTAGTTGCAGTCGCGGCGTTGATTGGCCCGACGCCCTTCTTGATCAGCATACTGGGGTTGGGGGCATTATTGTGGATGACGAAGAAGAACACTATTTCTGCATCGGTTGTGTTTTCGTTTCTTGTATTGGTGGGAATCTCCGTTCAATCCATTCACGGCGGGTTGAAGCCGTATCAACAAAAGCGGATAGAAACGTTTCTCGATCCCGGCGCCGATCCGCTGGGGGCGGGCTACAACGTGTTGCAATCAAAGATTGCCATCGGCTCCGGCGGATTGTTCGGGAGAGGATTTCTTGAAGGAACGCAAACGCAACTCAATTTCATTCCGGCTCAATGGACGGATTTTATCTTCTGCGTACCGGGTGAGGAGTTTGGTTTCCTCGGTGCCGCAATTATCATCATCCTGTTTGCCCTGCTGTTGTTCAGCGGCGTCCGGATTGCCACCGTCGTGAAGAATCCCTACGGGAGTTTTGTCGCAATAGGCGTAACAGGAATCTTCGCAACACATATCTTTATGAACATTGGCATGGCAATCGGGTTGGCGCCTGTGGTCGGAATTCCGTTGCCGTTCTTAAGCTACGGCGGGTCCGCTCTCATCGCCGACATGATCATGATCGGTTTGTTGTTGAATGTGTATGCACATCGAAAAGAATACTGA
- the mrdA gene encoding penicillin-binding protein 2, with translation MPVLEEIQVYQKRRVLYVLFTLLFAVLVARLVQLQWIYREEYGKQASENSIRYIPKEPIRGYMFDRRGRLIVDNRPSFTVTVMPFEFDAQTIPSLARILDMAPDDLRERIRAGSKYSRFVPVRVKRDVDNRTVAALEENRDHLPGVDYQIESMRTYTSKANASHILGYTKEVSESQLKTLDPEQYAQGDIVGASGLEARYEWAIRGLKGADYSIVNARGQVVGKFEEGLEDKPATDGNDLHLTIDFDLQELAESLFTDKRGALVAVDPNNGGILAFVSKPDYDLSRLSGVTPKEFWRQINNDPTRPLFNRATLTRYPPGSTFKMILAIAALEKGIISAETRMQCAGGFQFGNKLFKDLHVHGSVNVIDAIHQSCNVFFYRLMLQVGLDAWSEYAARFGFGQPTALDISEENAGLLPTTAYMNRRYGEKGWTRGFLVSLGIGQGELGVTPAQMACYAMALANKGKLYQPHTVTRLVDRVNNTTRTLPDTLKRTISLSENTWYLIREGMRRVVEEPRGTAASARVKNVISAGKTGTAQNPHGQDHAWYVGFAPYDEPKIAIAVMVENAGYGGSIAAPIAGKCIEHYLYGRLIRQDAVKTAVASVDTTRKRPVQTEESTIGQHIQGN, from the coding sequence ATGCCTGTTTTGGAAGAAATACAGGTGTATCAGAAACGGCGGGTGTTGTACGTGTTGTTCACTCTGCTGTTTGCCGTTCTTGTAGCGCGCCTCGTTCAGTTGCAATGGATTTATCGGGAGGAGTACGGAAAGCAGGCTTCGGAGAACAGCATCCGGTACATTCCAAAGGAACCGATTCGCGGGTACATGTTCGACCGGCGCGGCCGCCTTATTGTTGATAACAGACCCTCCTTTACCGTCACGGTGATGCCGTTTGAATTCGATGCGCAGACCATTCCGTCGCTGGCGCGTATCCTCGACATGGCGCCCGACGATCTGCGTGAGCGCATCAGGGCCGGCTCCAAGTACTCGCGCTTTGTTCCTGTGCGCGTGAAACGCGACGTTGATAACAGAACTGTTGCCGCACTGGAAGAGAATCGCGACCATCTGCCGGGCGTTGATTATCAAATCGAATCGATGAGAACGTACACGTCGAAGGCGAACGCTTCACACATTCTCGGCTATACGAAGGAAGTCTCCGAGTCACAGCTCAAAACACTCGATCCCGAGCAATATGCGCAAGGGGATATTGTCGGTGCATCGGGGTTGGAGGCCCGCTACGAATGGGCTATTCGCGGATTGAAGGGTGCCGATTACAGTATCGTGAATGCCCGCGGGCAGGTTGTCGGTAAATTTGAAGAAGGACTTGAAGATAAACCCGCAACCGACGGCAACGATCTGCATCTCACGATCGATTTCGATTTGCAGGAACTCGCCGAATCGTTGTTCACCGACAAACGCGGAGCATTGGTTGCCGTCGATCCCAACAACGGCGGCATACTCGCATTTGTGAGCAAACCCGACTATGACCTCTCGCGCCTGAGCGGGGTTACGCCGAAGGAATTCTGGCGCCAAATCAACAATGACCCGACTCGTCCGCTGTTCAACAGGGCAACGCTCACGCGCTATCCGCCCGGATCAACATTCAAAATGATTCTCGCAATTGCTGCGCTGGAAAAGGGTATCATCAGCGCCGAAACGCGCATGCAGTGTGCGGGCGGTTTCCAATTCGGCAACAAATTGTTCAAAGATCTTCACGTTCACGGCTCGGTCAATGTGATTGATGCAATCCATCAATCGTGCAACGTGTTCTTCTACAGGCTTATGCTGCAAGTGGGATTGGACGCGTGGTCGGAGTATGCAGCCCGGTTCGGGTTCGGACAGCCGACTGCCCTGGATATTTCCGAGGAGAATGCAGGCCTGTTGCCGACAACCGCATATATGAACAGGCGCTACGGCGAGAAGGGATGGACGCGGGGATTCCTTGTCAGCCTCGGCATCGGGCAAGGTGAGTTGGGAGTTACTCCCGCGCAGATGGCGTGTTACGCAATGGCGCTCGCAAACAAGGGTAAACTCTATCAACCGCATACAGTTACGCGGCTCGTTGACCGGGTGAACAATACAACACGAACATTGCCGGACACGCTCAAACGGACAATCAGCCTCTCCGAAAACACGTGGTATCTGATTCGCGAAGGAATGCGCCGGGTTGTTGAGGAGCCGCGAGGAACAGCCGCAAGCGCTCGTGTGAAAAATGTCATCTCTGCGGGAAAAACAGGAACCGCCCAAAACCCTCACGGACAGGATCATGCATGGTATGTCGGGTTTGCGCCCTATGACGAACCGAAAATTGCCATCGCGGTGATGGTCGAGAATGCAGGGTATGGCGGCTCCATTGCCGCACCGATTGCGGGGAAGTGTATCGAACACTACCTCTACGGAAGATTGATTCGGCAAGATGCTGTGAAGACGGCGGTTGCATCTGTCGACACGACGCGCAAACGTCCTGTCCAGACGGAAGAATCAACCATCGGGCAACACATTCAAGGCAATTGA
- the mreD gene encoding rod shape-determining protein MreD, producing the protein MRRYLFLAFISFLLVVFSTTVVNFVVIGNAVPDLLLICIVYIALTQGQLTGTVFGFSIGLFVDAISGNDGMLGLSALCKSLAGFIAGYFYHENKIEINLSSSKFLFAVGTSALLHNALYFVIFLRGSEIGWWMSIVAYGIPSMLYTTALAVVPMSLFRRKYQ; encoded by the coding sequence ATGCGGCGTTATCTGTTTCTTGCCTTCATATCCTTCCTGCTGGTTGTTTTCTCCACGACGGTCGTGAATTTTGTTGTGATCGGGAATGCGGTTCCGGATCTGCTTCTGATCTGTATTGTGTACATTGCCCTCACTCAGGGGCAACTCACCGGTACGGTCTTCGGATTTTCGATCGGATTGTTTGTTGATGCGATAAGCGGGAACGACGGCATGTTAGGTCTATCGGCGCTCTGCAAATCGCTTGCGGGGTTTATTGCCGGCTACTTCTACCATGAAAACAAAATCGAAATCAACCTCTCCTCCTCCAAATTCCTCTTTGCCGTGGGGACGAGTGCCTTGCTGCATAATGCCCTCTATTTTGTTATCTTCCTACGCGGAAGCGAGATCGGTTGGTGGATGTCAATTGTGGCGTACGGCATTCCTTCGATGCTGTACACTACCGCGCTGGCTGTTGTGCCGATGTCATTGTTCCGGAGAAAATACCAGTAG
- a CDS encoding AAA family ATPase, translating to MRKRSSRRNTGLSYKQLRWHCAPADLGVSSIEDAAPVQEVIGQDRALRALRVGLEMAHFGYNIFVTGVSGTGRTTTIKRLLREFEHQQANLTDKCYVHNFRDPDVPRLIVLQAGQGAAFKKDISGFLTELITQIPAAFESRRYNEQRKATLEHFQERQRTVLRDLERKVKERGFEVVQVQTGPVTRPEIAPVLDGSPVTMDQFHTKVEAGDLTEEAFVRMQADQVELERQLDSVMREMRNIERKAKKSAEQLNYKVVVPIVEELVDELETKYPAGSVHEYLVDMKQHVLDNLHRFYQREEQQPPVLGITIQKEDDRFTEFQVNVVVDNSSVDGRPIILETNPRFKNLFGTIERVVDRNGVWRADFTHIKAGSLLKADGGYLVVNAIDALIEPGVWTTMKRVLRNSLLEIQPPDYGNYGSTFSALKPEPVKLNVKVVMIGDAYTYSLLYELDDDFKKIFKIRSDFDIEMPNIRKSIDSYVSFIKTVCHNEKLLPFEMSGITETVEYGARLAGQQKKLSTRFTIIADVIRESNYWAIKDQAKTVSNIHVRRAIVERIERVRLLEEKIQEMITDGSIRIDTEGAVVGQVNGLSVYELSGYAFGKPSRITAKTSMGRGGIVNIEREAKMSGPTHDKGVLILTGYMRDKYAKNKPLVLSASITFEQSYGGVDGDSASSTEVYALLSSLSEIPIRQDIAVTGSVDQHGNIQPIGGVNQKIEGFFDVCNVRGLTGTQGVLIPYNNESDLMLRHDVVDAVRRGTFHIYSIKTIDEGIEILFRKPAKTVHAKVDRQLLLYAKRVKKFG from the coding sequence ATGAGAAAAAGATCTTCACGACGGAATACCGGGCTTTCGTACAAACAACTCCGCTGGCACTGCGCGCCTGCAGACCTCGGTGTGTCCAGTATCGAGGATGCCGCACCGGTTCAGGAGGTTATCGGACAGGATCGTGCATTACGTGCCCTGCGAGTCGGCCTGGAGATGGCGCATTTCGGATACAACATTTTTGTGACCGGAGTTTCCGGAACAGGCCGAACGACAACCATCAAACGCCTGCTCCGCGAGTTTGAACATCAACAGGCAAACCTGACGGACAAATGCTATGTACACAATTTCCGGGATCCCGACGTTCCCCGCCTCATTGTGCTGCAGGCAGGACAAGGCGCCGCGTTCAAGAAAGATATCAGCGGCTTCCTGACCGAACTCATCACACAGATTCCCGCCGCGTTTGAAAGCCGCCGGTACAACGAACAGCGGAAAGCAACGCTCGAACATTTCCAGGAACGACAGCGAACAGTGTTGCGCGACCTTGAGCGCAAAGTAAAAGAACGCGGCTTCGAAGTCGTGCAGGTGCAAACCGGACCTGTTACGCGGCCGGAAATTGCGCCGGTGCTTGACGGCAGCCCCGTCACTATGGACCAGTTCCACACAAAAGTTGAAGCCGGCGATTTGACGGAAGAGGCATTCGTGCGTATGCAGGCAGACCAGGTTGAACTTGAGCGCCAGTTGGACAGCGTTATGCGCGAAATGCGCAACATCGAGCGGAAAGCAAAGAAATCCGCCGAACAACTCAACTACAAAGTTGTAGTTCCGATTGTTGAAGAACTGGTTGATGAACTGGAAACAAAGTATCCTGCGGGCAGCGTGCATGAGTATCTTGTTGATATGAAGCAGCATGTATTGGACAATCTCCATCGTTTCTACCAGCGCGAGGAACAACAGCCGCCGGTTCTCGGCATTACGATTCAGAAAGAAGATGATCGCTTCACGGAATTTCAAGTGAATGTTGTTGTAGATAATAGTTCCGTCGATGGCAGGCCGATTATCCTTGAAACGAACCCGAGATTCAAGAATCTTTTCGGTACGATTGAGCGGGTTGTCGACCGCAACGGTGTGTGGCGGGCCGACTTCACACACATTAAAGCAGGGTCGCTGCTCAAGGCCGACGGCGGATACCTTGTGGTCAATGCCATCGATGCGTTGATCGAACCCGGCGTCTGGACGACAATGAAGCGTGTGTTGCGCAACAGTCTGCTCGAAATACAACCACCCGATTATGGCAATTACGGCTCGACATTCTCGGCGCTGAAGCCCGAGCCGGTAAAGCTGAACGTGAAAGTCGTCATGATCGGCGACGCGTACACGTACAGCCTGTTGTATGAATTGGATGATGACTTCAAGAAGATCTTCAAAATCCGCTCGGACTTCGATATCGAGATGCCGAACATCCGCAAGTCGATCGACAGTTATGTCTCGTTTATCAAAACAGTCTGTCACAACGAGAAGCTGCTTCCATTCGAGATGAGCGGGATAACCGAAACGGTGGAATACGGCGCACGTCTTGCAGGGCAGCAGAAGAAACTCTCGACGCGCTTCACCATTATTGCCGACGTCATCCGTGAATCGAACTACTGGGCAATAAAAGACCAGGCGAAGACTGTCTCGAACATCCACGTTCGGCGTGCTATTGTCGAGCGGATTGAGCGTGTCCGTCTTCTGGAGGAAAAAATCCAGGAAATGATCACCGACGGCAGCATACGCATTGACACGGAAGGCGCCGTGGTCGGGCAGGTAAACGGACTTTCAGTGTACGAATTAAGCGGCTACGCGTTCGGTAAGCCGTCGCGCATAACAGCGAAAACCTCGATGGGCCGGGGCGGCATCGTGAACATCGAGCGCGAGGCAAAAATGAGCGGCCCGACACACGACAAGGGCGTGCTGATTCTTACCGGATACATGAGGGACAAGTACGCAAAGAACAAGCCGCTTGTGCTGAGTGCAAGCATCACGTTCGAACAATCGTACGGCGGTGTTGACGGCGACAGCGCCTCATCGACGGAAGTGTACGCATTGCTTTCCAGCCTCTCCGAAATTCCCATCCGGCAGGATATTGCCGTAACAGGGTCGGTTGATCAGCACGGCAACATTCAACCCATCGGCGGCGTAAATCAGAAAATCGAGGGATTCTTTGATGTTTGCAACGTACGCGGGCTTACAGGCACGCAGGGCGTTCTCATTCCCTACAATAACGAAAGCGACTTGATGCTTCGTCATGATGTTGTCGACGCCGTACGAAGAGGCACGTTTCACATCTACAGCATCAAAACGATTGATGAAGGGATTGAGATTTTGTTTCGCAAGCCGGCCAAAACCGTCCATGCGAAAGTTGACAGGCAGTTGTTGCTGTATGCAAAGAGAGTGAAGAAGTTCGGGTAG
- the mreC gene encoding rod shape-determining protein MreC, with translation MRQFLDILSLFKEYLVLALCILVSIVLLSLNDTPQIRNIRSVAVVTAGFVQDVIGFIPNYFSLRNENTVLRERNVSLASEVSLLRESRLENIRLRKLLELKDRSELTYVAANIVGKNQQPMRSSVTIDVGENQGVHYNMPIVTDAGLAGRVVATAGEYAIGQLLLHKDFRASVVIERERVDCILAWEGGDYLLLKNVPRTAEIRIGDVIVTSGLSTIFPPGIRVGVIASVELHQGALFKEIRVLPAVDFSRLEEVFVVLHKPDPSRIALEQRVK, from the coding sequence TTGAGGCAGTTTCTTGACATACTTTCCCTCTTCAAAGAATATCTTGTTCTTGCCCTCTGTATTCTCGTCTCCATTGTGCTGCTGTCGCTGAACGACACGCCGCAGATTCGAAACATCCGGTCGGTTGCTGTGGTGACTGCGGGATTTGTGCAGGATGTGATTGGCTTCATTCCCAACTACTTCTCCCTTCGCAACGAAAACACGGTTCTCCGTGAACGCAACGTGAGTCTCGCGTCGGAAGTGAGTTTGCTGCGTGAAAGCAGATTGGAGAATATTCGCCTGCGCAAACTCCTTGAACTCAAGGATCGTTCCGAACTTACCTACGTCGCGGCAAACATCGTCGGCAAGAACCAACAACCGATGCGTTCTTCCGTGACGATTGACGTCGGAGAGAACCAGGGTGTACACTACAATATGCCCATTGTAACGGATGCCGGGCTTGCAGGCCGGGTCGTTGCGACTGCAGGGGAGTATGCAATCGGGCAATTGCTGCTGCATAAGGATTTTCGTGCGAGCGTTGTGATTGAACGCGAGCGAGTAGATTGCATTCTCGCTTGGGAGGGTGGCGATTATCTGTTGCTCAAGAACGTGCCGCGTACTGCTGAAATCAGGATTGGAGATGTGATTGTTACATCGGGGCTCAGTACCATCTTTCCGCCGGGAATACGGGTCGGAGTCATCGCCTCTGTCGAACTTCATCAGGGCGCTTTGTTCAAAGAGATTCGTGTGCTTCCTGCGGTCGATTTTTCCCGTCTCGAAGAGGTATTTGTTGTTCTCCACAAACCCGATCCAAGCCGCATAGCCCTCGAACAGCGCGTGAAGTGA